Part of the Triplophysa rosa linkage group LG21, Trosa_1v2, whole genome shotgun sequence genome is shown below.
GGAAGGCATGTTAAAAAAGATCCATTTCGTCAATCCAAACTTCAACCAGGAGCTGAAGGAACAACTGGGAAGGTCAAAAAGAGGCGAACATGTCTTCAACAATGGCATTCTTAAATTTCATTCCGGTGTGCTGACTGAGTCTATACGAGACCGTGGTATTTATAGACTACGAGGATATGATCAGATTCAGCAGCAATTAAAAGAATTAGGCAGACACACACTTTCCCCAAACACAGCAACAGAAATTCAGGAAAACATGGTGGTTCACTTTGGTGAGGATGAATTCTACATGAATGCGAATGCAGTGACGTATGGTGAATATTGCAGAGTACTGAGTGGTGCTTTGTTAGACGTGCTGGGACACACAAACCCAGATGAGGTGACAGGAGAGGAGAGCGTGAATAATGTCATAGCTCATATGAATAACCTTCAAATCTATGTGGACGAATTTGCAAAGGTCAGTTGGATTGCCAATAGAGTGGATAGAGAGGAACGTTTTGAACGGGTAAGACAGGCAGTTGCGAACATGTACTACAGAGATCGTGGGTTTGACTGGTGCATTAGCATTGTACGTCAAGTTGCACGTTTGTATACATGGGTACAGTGAGTTTATTTCTCCTGTTGGGGGTTGACAGGTTCAGGGGGGCCTTAACAGGTTAGAGGGTGGGCTActgttattaaattaataaaatctttAGCTAGACAACATGCAATTTTGCCGTTTAAATACAGAACagcttcttaaaaaaaaaaatgtatctagTGCATTAGCTCACACTTCTCCCATGGGTGCACTTAGCTATTGTTAAGTAATTAAGATTTTATGAACATTTAGAACAAGCTTACATTATATGCTGTGCTTTTTATAGAAATTATGCAATGTGTAAAGTAGCCTACGACACAAACGTATTTatgaactaaactaaaaaacaacaatagcaAAGGCAAATGAAGCAGAATACAGCAATGAACCTATAGAACGTACTGTAGTGTACAGGTGCCGTATTGTTTTgtctttaagaaaaaaatagcaTATCCACAAGCACAAGGTTCAGGTTTTTCACTAGCCTAAATATTCCTTCTATAACCAAAAGCAAACTAATCAATGCTATACTCTTCTGTTCTTTGTATTGAAATAGAGTTTGCAGTAAAACACGCTGATGTCAGCAAAGACCACAACGTGTTCCCATAAACAGCAGATTATTCAAAACGTTGAATATATTCACAATTGGCCCGCACTCCATATAATCTGTTGTAGTTTTACAATTCTGTAACTATAACAAACTCAGATAAGTTAGCATCTGCGCTCggtacaaaaacaacacaacatctgaTGTGCCACGGCGGGCATAACAATCCGGTTCTCTTCCAGGTCAATGCGATTTGTTTTAAGTGATGAGTTCGCTGCTATCCAAAAGTCACATTTTGTTACACAAAAGTACTGGAAAAGTATGACTAGGTAGCCAACCACAAACTCACAGGCAGAGTCTTGATAACAGATTCCAATCAAACATTAACTGTTAGGAAGGACACTGGAGTCAAACGCAGGGTAGACAGATTTAATGGATAACTCCCACACTCACAAATAATGACAGCAGAATACAGCTTATGACAGGGAATCAAACaagggctcgagcgctcggccaaaCGACCGTAAAACAAAACCCCCAAAAATTGTGCTGCAGCAAGCGGGAGGTGAGTGAGGCGACAAGAGTCCACAAGAAGCCCAACCGGGCTGGAGAGTTGGCCGGAGATTCCGGCTGTAGCGAGTCAGACTCGGGGAG
Proteins encoded:
- the LOC130544902 gene encoding uncharacterized protein LOC130544902, whose translation is MSTAASCSLSPKPRGMATVQLCHTQTPPLPAAEEDTVWIGFMDIVPVIGTVKEAVELVLALYEGNEAVIKEKERALENIVQESLKIHVDRKHVKLTLPAAEAAAEFSGLRNVREVRKEMIIEHVAKGSKRGTKPPTEAEQKQIQKKVKDIKEGMLKKIHFVNPNFNQELKEQLGRSKRGEHVFNNGILKFHSGVLTESIRDRGIYRLRGYDQIQQQLKELGRHTLSPNTATEIQENMVVHFGEDEFYMNANAVTYGEYCRVLSGALLDVLGHTNPDEVTGEESVNNVIAHMNNLQIYVDEFAKVSWIANRVDREERFERVRQAVANMYYRDRGFDWCISIVRQVARLYTWVQ